In Fibrobacter sp. UWR4, the genomic stretch TTTTTCGGCGGCTCTGGAACGAGACTGCCGATGCTGACCTTCGTCAGCATGACTGTGGCATGACGGGGGGACGGACGATGACAAATTGGAGAGAATATGAAATTCTTTGTAACGGGTGTAAATGGCCAGCTGGGCCATGACGTCATGAATGAACTGCTGAAGCGCGGCCACCAGGGGGTGGGTTCCGACATCGCTCCTGCATACGCAGGTGTTGCCGACGGTTCTGCCGTTACAACTGCGGAATATCGCCAGCTGGATATTACGGACTCCGTTGCTGTAGACAAGGTCCTTAAGGAAGTGAATGCGGATGCTGTCATTCATTGTGCTGCATGGACCGCAGTGGACATGGCCGAAGATGATGAACTGGTTGCGAAGGTCCGCGCCATTAACGCCGGCGGCACCCAGAACATTGCAGACGCTTGCCACCATCTGAACTGCAAGATGACCTACATCAGCACCGACTACGTATTTAATGGTCAGGGTACAGAACCCTGGAAGCCGGACTGCAAGGACTATAAGCCTCTGAACGTTTATGGCCAGACCAAGCTGGAAGGGGAGTTGGCTGTTGCTAACACTCTGGAAAAGTATTTCATTGTCCGTATCGCATGGGTGTTCGGCCTTAACGGCAAGAACTTCATTAAGACCATGATCAACGTCGGTAAGACCCACGACACCGTTCGCGTGGTAAACGACCAGATTGGTACCCCCACCTACACCTACGACTTGGCTCGCCTGTTGGTGGACATGAACGAAACCGAAAAGTATGGCTACTACCACGCCACCAACGAAGGCGGATTCATTAGCTGGTACGACTTTACCTGTGAAATTTACAAGCAGGCTGGCATGAACACCAAGGTGGTGCCCGTGACCACCGCAGAATATGGCTTGAGCAAGGCCGCCCGCCCCTTCAACAGCCGTCTGGACAAGAGCAAACTTGTTGAAGCAGGCTTTAAGCCCCTGCCCACCTGGCAGGACGCCCTCAGCCGTTACCTAAAGGAATTGTCGTAGAAAATATGAAGATCTTGGTAACAGGTGCAGCCGGTTTTATCGGCTCGAAATTGATGTACATGCTGGCTGAACGTGGCGACACGGTAGTGGGTGTGGACAACATCAATGACTATTACGACGTGCGCCTTAAGTACGGTCGTCTGCGAGAATGTGGCATTGAATACCATAACGCAGAAATTCCCTTCGGTACGGAAATCCAGAGCAGCAAGTTCGAAAACTGCCGCTTTATCCGCCTGTCCATTGACGATAAGGCCTCCCTGGATGAACTGTTCCAGAAGGAAAACTTCGACAAGGTGGTAAACCTGGCAGCCCAGGCCGGCGTCCGCTATTCCATTACCAACCCCTACGCCTACATGCAGAGCAACCTGGTGGGGTTCCTGAATATCCTGGAAGCCTGCCGCCATTTTAAAACCAAGCACTTGATCTTTGCTTCGTCTAGTTCCGTTTACGGCCTGAATACCAAGGTCCCCTATAACGAAACGGATAAGGTGGATTCCCCGGTAAGCCTTTACGCCGCCAGCAAAAAGAGCAATGAGCTCATGGCGCACTCCTACAGCAAGCTGTACAACCTGCCGGTAACAGGGCTACGCTTCTTTACGGTGTATGGACCCTGGGGGCGCCCCGATATGTCTCCCATGCTCTTTGCCAAGGCCATTAGTAAGGGTGAACCCATTAAGGTCTTTAATAACGGCGACATGATCCGCGACTTTACCTACATCGATGACATTGTGGAAGGCACCATCCATGTGGTGGACCGCACCCCCGATGCAGCCGCCTGCGAAAACAATGTGGCCTACAAGATTTATAACATCGGCTGCAGTCACCCCGTAAAATTGATGGATTTCATTAGCGAAATCGAAAATGCCTATGGGGAACCTGCTAAAAAGGAATTTTTGCCCATGCAGCCCGGTGACGTGTACCAGACCAATGCGGACACGACCCGATTGGAGACAGAATGCGGTTATAAGCCCCATTGGAGCCTCCATGATGGCATTTCTCAGTTCATGCAGTGGTATAAAAGCGATAAGAACCCGCTTAAATAGTTTATATTTAAAACGAAAGTTTACAAACAAAAGGTGGATTAATGAAGAATACTCTTAAAACCGTAGTTGCCGGCTCCCTGATGGCGGCCGGCCTTGCATGTGCCCAGACGGGCCTCGGTGGCGGTTCTGAAGGTTTGCACCAGATGAATGCAAACACTTTGGGCCAGTGGGGCGTGACCTTTGGTGCAGGTGGCAACATTTCTTTCGATAGCTGGGCTTTGGCCAGCGGCGGCTATATTTACGACAAGACCGCCAAGGAAGCCATTTACCTGAACGAATCCGCAATCTCCATCGATGCAAACGTCAATGCCGCCATCGGTCTTACCAACTGGTGGGACGTTGGTGTTGCTTTGCCCATTTACTTTGATATGGGTACCGACAACAAGAACCGCATTGGCGATAACGGCATGACCGACGTTGCCATTGGCGACCTGGAAGCCTGGATGAAGTTTAACCTGGTGGGCCGTAACGAAGGTTTCTTTAGACTGGCCTTGATGGCCAACTTCTACGCACCTACCGGTTCCGAAGAAGCTGGCTTCCGCCCCCGTCATTCCTGGTACTTGAGCAATACGACCACTCCTTACACCTTGGGCGATTACGCTGCCGGTGGTAGCCTGATTTTCTCCTTCAATGGTCGTAAGGTTCATTGGAATACTCAAATTGGTTATGTGCAGCCCTTCAATACAGACGACTATTCCGGCTCTGTAATTTATAGCACTGCATTCAATTACCTGCCTGCTAAGTTCATTGACCTGTTCCTGGAATTCTCCGGCGAAGCTCATATTAACGACATGCGCGCTCCCATTGACCCCACGGTTGATCCTATGATCATTACCCCGGGTCTTCGCCTCCACCTGTCCGACAATATTGACCTGGCTCTGGGTGTAGATGTGGGTGCCCGTATCTTCAAGAACCTGGAAATGGATGCTGTCAAGGATCGTGAAGAAAAGGATGGCTTTGAAATCAATGTCAAGGATAACAAGGGTACTCTTACCTATGGTTACTCCTCTTCTCCGCTGCTGGCTGCTACTGCTGCTGTTACCTGGAACTTTGGTGGCTACAACAACAAGGCCGAAGAAGAAAAGGCTCGCGTCAAGGAAATGATCGAAAAGCGTGCCCAGGAAAAGCTGGACTCCGCCATGGCATTGGTCAAGCCTGAAGTTCGCGTCGATACCGTTGCCAAGGTGGATACCATGGCTGTGGTGGATACCATTGCCAAGGTGGATACGGTCAAGACTATCGATACCGTGAAGACTGTAGATACCATTACCGTGAAGGACCTGGTGGCAGACTCCCTGAACAAGGCCAAGATGGACTCTGTCAAGGCTGTGAACGATTCCCTGGCTAACCTCTCTGCTGATGCCGATGGCGATGGCGTGCCCAATATGGTGGACCGTTGCCCGGATACTCCGGCTGGCATTAAGGTGGGCGCCGATGGTTGCGAAGTGGATACCGATAACGATGGTGTCGTGGATTCCAAGGACCAGTGCCCTGCTTCTACTCCTGGCGCTCCGGTGGATGCCAACGGCTGCGAAATCGACGAAGACGGTGACGGCGTTGTGGATGTAAAGGACAAGTGCCCCGCAACCCTCAGCGAAGTGGAAGTGGATGCCGAAGGCTGCCCCACCAACAAGGACGAAGACCTGACCAAGCTCCAGGCCCAGATCAAGTTCACCAAGGGCAAGGCTAAGCTGTCCAAGGCTACCATGAAGGTGCTGGACAAGGTGGTCGCCCTCAAGATGAGCCGTAAGGACCTGCGTATCGAAGTCCAGGCCCATACCGACGAAATGGGTGTGGATGCCGAAGACAATCAGGAACTGTCCGAAAAGCGTGCCAAGGCCATCATGGATTACATGGTCAAGAAGGGTGTTCCCTCCAAGCATGTCCGTGCCGTTGGCCTGGGCGATACCCAGCTGGTGGTACCTGTGAAGGCTCCCAAGAAGGGCAAGAAGTTCAAGGCTAACCCCAAGAACACCCGCGTAGTCCTTGCTCCCCATGTAAAGAAGCCTAAGGCTCAGCAGCCTGCAGCAGAAGCAGCCCCGGCTGCACAGCCCGCAGCCCCTGCCGCTGAAGCAGCACCTGCCGCTCAGCCTGCTGCACCGGCACCTGCCGCTGCCAAGTAAGCTTTATACATAAGAGCGTAACGAAGCCCGTTTCCTTGATTGGGAGCGGGCTTTTTTATATCTTTTTACTTACAAAATAGGAGCCTCTATGAAAGGTATCGTACTTGCCGGTGGTTCTGGCACACGCCTTTACCCCCTGACCATGGTCACCAGTAAGCAGCTGTTGCCTGTTTACGACAAGCCCATGATCTATTACCCTCTGTCCACCTTGATGTTGGCTGGTATTCGTGATATCCTCATTATCTCCACTCCTACGGATTTGCCTAACTTTGAACGGCTTTTGGGGGATGGCTCCTCCATGGGCTTGAACCTCTCTTACAAGGTGCAGCCTAGCCCCGATGGCTTGGCCCAGGCCTTTATTTTAGGGGAAGAATTCATTGGCGATGATTGCTGCGCCATGGTGCTTGGCGATAATATTTTCTATGGAAACGGCTTTAGCCCCCTCCTTAAGGCTGCCGTAAAAAATGCCGAGGAAAATGGCCGAGCCAGTGTGTTCGGTTACTATGTAGATGACCCAGAACGCTTTGGCGTGGTGGAATTTGACTCCGCAGGCAAGGTGATTTCTGTAGAAGAAAAACCAAAGGAACCTAAGAGCAACTACGCTATTACAGGCTTGTATTTTTACGATAATCGCGTGGCTAAGTTCGCCAAGGAGCAAAAGCCTAGCGCCCGTGGGGAACTGGAAATTACGGACCTGAACAAGACCTACCTGGATATGGGCGAACTGGATGTAAAGTTACTGGGTCGTGGTTTTGCCTGGCTAGATACTGGTACCATGGATAGCTTGATTGAAGCAGGTGATTTCGTTCGCATGGTAGAGAGTCGCCAGGGAATCCAGATTTCTGCAGTAGAAGAAATCGCTTACATTAACGGATGGATTACTAAGGAAAAACTTTTGGAATCTGCAGCCAAGTACGGCAAGAGCCCCTATGGCCAGCATTTAAGAAAAGTCGCAGAAGGAAAGATTAGGTATTAGTTAGGGTATAGGGTACAGGGTATAGGGTATAGGACTCAATCCCTAACCCCTAACCCCTAGACCCTGTCCCCTCAGACGAATTTATTACGAGGTTCTTTTATCATGGGAAAGTTTAATTTTATCAAGACATCTATCGAAGGTGTAACCATCGTAGAACCCACTGTTTACGGGGATCATCGTGGTTACTTTATGGAAACTTACAACAAGGCCGAGTTCGATGCTGCTGGCCTGGATATGGTTTTTGTTCAGGATAACGAATCCCGCTCCAAGAAGGGCGTACTCCGCGGTCTCCACTTCCAGAAGAAGAACCCCCAGGGTAAGCTGGTGCGAGTGCTGGAAGGTGAAGTCTATGACGTAGCAGTGGACCTGCGTAAGGGGAGCCCTACTTTCGGTAAGTACGAAGGGGTTGTCCTTTCTGCGGAAAACAAGCGCCAGTTTTACATTCCCGAAGGCTTTGCTCATGGCTTTGTGGTCCTGAGCGAAACTGCGACTTTCGTTTATAAATGCACTCGTCTTTACGACCCCAAGGACGAAGGCGGCCTCTTCTGGAACGACCCTGCCATTGGCATTGAATGGCCTGTAGAAAAATTGGGCAACGGCTTCGAACCCCTCCTCAGCGAAAAGGACACCAAGAACCCCCTGCTCAAGGACCTTGGCTTCGCGTTTGAAATTTAGGGTATAGGAATTAGAGACTAGAAATTAGAAACTAGAGATTAGGGTCTAGGGTACAGGGTATAGGGTATAGTTATGCCAGTAAAGAACTTCAAGGAATTGATTGTTTGGCAGAAGGCCATTCAGTTGGTTGTTAGTGTTTATGACCTTGTAAAAGAGTTCCCTAAGAGCGAAATGTTTGCTCTGTCTGATCAGATGAGGCGTGCTGTAGTTTCTATACCCTCAAACATTGCAGAAGGTTATGAACGAAATTCGGTGAAAGAATACATTCATTTTTTAACCATCGCTCGTGGATCAAAAGCCGAAATTGAAACACAGTTGCATATCTGCGAAGTATTAGAATTTGGAAATAAAGAAAAAGTAAAGGAGATTCAGTCTTTGTGTCTAGAAATTGGAAAAATGCTAAATAGAATGATTACTTCCCTAACCCCTAGACCCTAGCCCCTATCCCCTAACCCCTAAAGAAGGAGTATTCCTGATGAAAAACATCGTAATCACCGGTGGTGCGGGTTTTATTGGTAGCCATGTGGTGCGCCTGTTCGTGAACAAGTACCCGCAGTACAACATCATCAACCTGGACAAGCTGACTTACGCAGGTAACCTGGCTAATCTCAAGGATATTGAAGGCAAGCCTAACTACAAGTTCGTGAAGATGGACATTTGCGACTTCGACGCCTTCTACAAGCTCATGCAAGATGAAAAGGTGGATGGCATTATTCACCTGGCCGCAGAAAGCCATGTGGACCGTTCCATCAAGGACCCCTTCACTTTCGCCCGTACCAACGTCATGGGCACCCTGGCTCTGCTCCAGGCTGCTAAGCTCTATTGGGAATCCCTGCCGGAAAAGTACGAAGGCAAGCGCTTCTACCATATTTCTACCGACGAAGTCTATGGCGCTCTTAAGATGAACCATCCGGAAGGTATTGAGCCGCCCTTCACTACCACCGCCTCCAGTTCTGAATATCATCTGGCCTACGGTGACGACTTCTTCTACGAAACTACAAAGTATACCCCCCATTCTCCGTATAGTGCATCCAAGGCTGGCTCCGACCACTTTGTCCGCGCCTTCCACGACACCTACGGCATGCCCACCATCGTGACCAACTGCTCCAACAACTACGGCCCCTACCAGTTCCCGGAAAAGTTGATCCCGCTGTTCATCAATAACATCCGTCACAAGAAGCCTCTGCCAGTTTACGGCAAGGGCGAAAACGTTCGCGACTGGCTCTTTGTAGAAGACCACGCCCGCGCTATTGACGTCATCTTCCATAACGGAAAGATAGCCGAAACCTACAACATCGGTGGCTTCAATGAATGGAAGAACATAGATATTATCAAGGTGGTGATCAAGACTGTGGACAAGCTCCTGGGCCGCGCGGTCGGCGAGGACATGGACCTGATCACCTACGTGACCGACCGCCTGGGCCACGACGCCCGTTACGCCATCGATTCCACCAAACTTCAGAAGGAACTTGGCTGGGAACCCAGCCTCCAGTTCGAAGAAGGAATCGAGAAAACCGTAAAGTGGTACCTGGACAACCAGGAATGGCTGGACAACATCACCAGCGGCGATTACGAAAAGTACTACGAAAACATGTACAAGGGTAAGGTGTAAAGCGCCTCCACGTCATGTCGAGGGCTCTCGGCAATAGTTTTCATCCCGGCCTTGTTGCCGGGATTTTTTTTACAAAAAAAATCATTTTTTCGTGTACAAATCGGGTGAAAAAAACGTGTATATATATGGTTAGGTGAAAACATGCCTAGCCCCGCCTGGCAATGCAGCCGGCGGCACGAAAAAATATTTCTATGGAACTGCAATCAATTTTCACCGACTGGCAGGCGTTTTTCTCCAACTACAAAATTCTTTCACAGGACCTCCCCGAAAATGAGGTTCCGGAGCTTTTCCGCAAGAATGTCTTCATGGACGCAAGGTTTGACATCTCGTTCAAGTGGCTATTTGCCGATGTGGCGATCTTGCAGGATTTCTTGAACACAATCTTGAGGCTTGAAGGCGATGCGAAAATCAAGGCGCTGCGGCTTCGCCAAACGGATCTGAGCCTCATCCAGGCTTCAGATGACCTTGTGCGCATCGACATTCATGCGCAAAATGGTCGCGACGAGTGGTTTGACATTGAGATGCAGCGCTTTAGCCACACAGGCATCAAGGACCGTGCAGTGCTTTACGGGGCTGTGGTTGCCGCCGAGGCGCACCGTGAGGCGTTGCTTGCCTACCGCAAGGACTTCGCGAAGATCAGCACCGCAGCGCGCTACCATGTGCCTAAAGTGATCAGCCTCTGGCTCATGAACGAGGCGGTTGACGCAAGCTACGGCTACCGCGAGGAATGGGCCATGTATTGCAAAAGTAAAGTCGGTACCCCTGGGGTATTGCCTGAGAGCGATGTTTTAAGTTATATTTGGATTGACTTGCCGAAGTACAAGAAGGAACACGGCCTTTCCGCTGAGGAACGCGAGTGGCTCGATCTTCTTTGCAACAGCAAGGACAAGGACGACGTCCCGGAAACACAGAACGAGGCAATCCTTGCCGCATACGACAGGCTTCGTGTGCGCCGCACCCCGAAAGAAATTCTTGCCAAGATGGAGGATCGCATGGTAACACAATTCGACATTGACTGCTGCATTGACGACGCCCTCCGCAAGGGCCGCGAGGAAGGTCGCGAGGAAGGACGCGAAGAAGGTCGCGAGGAAGGTCGTGAGGAAGGACGCGAAGAAGAACGCCGAAGGTCCGAAGCGGAAATCGCCAAGCTGCAGGCGGAAATCGCTTCGTTGAAAAAGGCTCTCGCAAAAAAGAAGTAGCCCTGAAATTCTTGCCAAGATGGAGGATCGCATGGTAACACAATTCGACATTGACTGCTGCATTGACGACGCCCTCCGCAAGGGTCGCGAGGAAGAACGCCGAAGGTCCGAAGCGGAAATCGCCAAGCTGCAGGCGGAAATAGCCGCCCTCAAGGCGCAGCTGGCAGCACTGCAGAAATAGACTCAAGGCCCTCGCGGGCCTTTTTTTATACTATATTGAAAACATGTCCCCCGAACTCCCGGAAGCGCTTCGCCCCCCTAAGGAAATCAAGAGCGTCTGGACCTGCCAGGGATTCTATATCCAGCAGGACAACATCCGCATGAACGCCATGTGCGCAAAAATCACCAAGATGTTCATGGATCGGGGGCTGCACCCTATCATACTGAAAGGCCAGGCCAACGCAAGCCTGTACCCGGACCCCTTCTCTCGACAGTGCGGCGACATCGACGTGCTTGTGGAAGGAGGCCGGAAAAACGTCATTAGGCACCTGACCGAAATGGGACTTATGGAAGGGGCGGATGCGAACAGCCTTCACCATGTCCACCTGGATTCAAAACTTTTTGACGGTATCTCCATCGAGGTTCACTTTAAACCCGTCGAGTGCGCCCCTTTTGGCGCTGGCCGCCGACTGCTAAAATACCTGGAAGAGACCGCTGATTTTACAAAATGCAGGTACAACCCGCTAGGATTTTATGACCCCCCTCTGGAATTTGCGTTGGCGATGCAGCTGGCCCATATCCGCACGCATTTTATTGGCGGTGGGGTAGGATTACGCCAGTTTGTGGATTATTACCAGGTCCTAAAGTCCTGTTCGACAGAAATGATTCAACTCTTTTGCCATAAAACGAAGAAATTTGGCCTTGAACCCATGATTAAATCCATGATGTGGGTGCAAAAAACAGCTCTTTTCGTTGGAAGAAGAATCTTTGACCTGTAAAGCTGACCCGCTATGGGGCGAAAAACTGCTGAACCTTGTGATTGATGGCGGAAATTTTGGACGAGCCGCAGACCATGGCGAAGAAAGTACGTTAAAAAGATGGACCCGAGAACGAAAAAGCTCTGCGAAATATAAAAGTTTTGATTTGGTGGAGTATTTCTGGCTTGAAATAAGCTACTGGCATGCATTTTGTTGCTTTATGCCTCAACGCATTAAACGACGAAAGATCTCTATTCGTAAGTAACTCGTTGGTAGGATTGTTATTGTAAATCACGTTTTCAAAAACTTCACTATTGTAAGCATACCGTAACTTTTCTAAATTTCATCTAGAATGAATGTTCCGATTTGGAATAAAGGGATGGTGTAGTGGATATTGTAATCGAGTCAATACTGTGTCATCCTGGTCAAAGCGGGTAATCTAGAAGAAATTATAATG encodes the following:
- the rfbC gene encoding dTDP-4-dehydrorhamnose 3,5-epimerase, producing MGKFNFIKTSIEGVTIVEPTVYGDHRGYFMETYNKAEFDAAGLDMVFVQDNESRSKKGVLRGLHFQKKNPQGKLVRVLEGEVYDVAVDLRKGSPTFGKYEGVVLSAENKRQFYIPEGFAHGFVVLSETATFVYKCTRLYDPKDEGGLFWNDPAIGIEWPVEKLGNGFEPLLSEKDTKNPLLKDLGFAFEI
- the rfbA gene encoding glucose-1-phosphate thymidylyltransferase RfbA, coding for MKGIVLAGGSGTRLYPLTMVTSKQLLPVYDKPMIYYPLSTLMLAGIRDILIISTPTDLPNFERLLGDGSSMGLNLSYKVQPSPDGLAQAFILGEEFIGDDCCAMVLGDNIFYGNGFSPLLKAAVKNAEENGRASVFGYYVDDPERFGVVEFDSAGKVISVEEKPKEPKSNYAITGLYFYDNRVAKFAKEQKPSARGELEITDLNKTYLDMGELDVKLLGRGFAWLDTGTMDSLIEAGDFVRMVESRQGIQISAVEEIAYINGWITKEKLLESAAKYGKSPYGQHLRKVAEGKIRY
- a CDS encoding PD-(D/E)XK nuclease family transposase → MELQSIFTDWQAFFSNYKILSQDLPENEVPELFRKNVFMDARFDISFKWLFADVAILQDFLNTILRLEGDAKIKALRLRQTDLSLIQASDDLVRIDIHAQNGRDEWFDIEMQRFSHTGIKDRAVLYGAVVAAEAHREALLAYRKDFAKISTAARYHVPKVISLWLMNEAVDASYGYREEWAMYCKSKVGTPGVLPESDVLSYIWIDLPKYKKEHGLSAEEREWLDLLCNSKDKDDVPETQNEAILAAYDRLRVRRTPKEILAKMEDRMVTQFDIDCCIDDALRKGREEGREEGREEGREEGREEGREEERRRSEAEIAKLQAEIASLKKALAKKK
- a CDS encoding four helix bundle protein, which produces MPVKNFKELIVWQKAIQLVVSVYDLVKEFPKSEMFALSDQMRRAVVSIPSNIAEGYERNSVKEYIHFLTIARGSKAEIETQLHICEVLEFGNKEKVKEIQSLCLEIGKMLNRMITSLTPRP
- a CDS encoding NAD-dependent epimerase/dehydratase family protein, translating into MKILVTGAAGFIGSKLMYMLAERGDTVVGVDNINDYYDVRLKYGRLRECGIEYHNAEIPFGTEIQSSKFENCRFIRLSIDDKASLDELFQKENFDKVVNLAAQAGVRYSITNPYAYMQSNLVGFLNILEACRHFKTKHLIFASSSSVYGLNTKVPYNETDKVDSPVSLYAASKKSNELMAHSYSKLYNLPVTGLRFFTVYGPWGRPDMSPMLFAKAISKGEPIKVFNNGDMIRDFTYIDDIVEGTIHVVDRTPDAAACENNVAYKIYNIGCSHPVKLMDFISEIENAYGEPAKKEFLPMQPGDVYQTNADTTRLETECGYKPHWSLHDGISQFMQWYKSDKNPLK
- a CDS encoding OmpA family protein — translated: MKNTLKTVVAGSLMAAGLACAQTGLGGGSEGLHQMNANTLGQWGVTFGAGGNISFDSWALASGGYIYDKTAKEAIYLNESAISIDANVNAAIGLTNWWDVGVALPIYFDMGTDNKNRIGDNGMTDVAIGDLEAWMKFNLVGRNEGFFRLALMANFYAPTGSEEAGFRPRHSWYLSNTTTPYTLGDYAAGGSLIFSFNGRKVHWNTQIGYVQPFNTDDYSGSVIYSTAFNYLPAKFIDLFLEFSGEAHINDMRAPIDPTVDPMIITPGLRLHLSDNIDLALGVDVGARIFKNLEMDAVKDREEKDGFEINVKDNKGTLTYGYSSSPLLAATAAVTWNFGGYNNKAEEEKARVKEMIEKRAQEKLDSAMALVKPEVRVDTVAKVDTMAVVDTIAKVDTVKTIDTVKTVDTITVKDLVADSLNKAKMDSVKAVNDSLANLSADADGDGVPNMVDRCPDTPAGIKVGADGCEVDTDNDGVVDSKDQCPASTPGAPVDANGCEIDEDGDGVVDVKDKCPATLSEVEVDAEGCPTNKDEDLTKLQAQIKFTKGKAKLSKATMKVLDKVVALKMSRKDLRIEVQAHTDEMGVDAEDNQELSEKRAKAIMDYMVKKGVPSKHVRAVGLGDTQLVVPVKAPKKGKKFKANPKNTRVVLAPHVKKPKAQQPAAEAAPAAQPAAPAAEAAPAAQPAAPAPAAAK
- the rfbD gene encoding dTDP-4-dehydrorhamnose reductase, encoding MKFFVTGVNGQLGHDVMNELLKRGHQGVGSDIAPAYAGVADGSAVTTAEYRQLDITDSVAVDKVLKEVNADAVIHCAAWTAVDMAEDDELVAKVRAINAGGTQNIADACHHLNCKMTYISTDYVFNGQGTEPWKPDCKDYKPLNVYGQTKLEGELAVANTLEKYFIVRIAWVFGLNGKNFIKTMINVGKTHDTVRVVNDQIGTPTYTYDLARLLVDMNETEKYGYYHATNEGGFISWYDFTCEIYKQAGMNTKVVPVTTAEYGLSKAARPFNSRLDKSKLVEAGFKPLPTWQDALSRYLKELS
- a CDS encoding dTDP-glucose 4,6-dehydratase, giving the protein MKNIVITGGAGFIGSHVVRLFVNKYPQYNIINLDKLTYAGNLANLKDIEGKPNYKFVKMDICDFDAFYKLMQDEKVDGIIHLAAESHVDRSIKDPFTFARTNVMGTLALLQAAKLYWESLPEKYEGKRFYHISTDEVYGALKMNHPEGIEPPFTTTASSSEYHLAYGDDFFYETTKYTPHSPYSASKAGSDHFVRAFHDTYGMPTIVTNCSNNYGPYQFPEKLIPLFINNIRHKKPLPVYGKGENVRDWLFVEDHARAIDVIFHNGKIAETYNIGGFNEWKNIDIIKVVIKTVDKLLGRAVGEDMDLITYVTDRLGHDARYAIDSTKLQKELGWEPSLQFEEGIEKTVKWYLDNQEWLDNITSGDYEKYYENMYKGKV
- a CDS encoding nucleotidyltransferase family protein translates to MSPELPEALRPPKEIKSVWTCQGFYIQQDNIRMNAMCAKITKMFMDRGLHPIILKGQANASLYPDPFSRQCGDIDVLVEGGRKNVIRHLTEMGLMEGADANSLHHVHLDSKLFDGISIEVHFKPVECAPFGAGRRLLKYLEETADFTKCRYNPLGFYDPPLEFALAMQLAHIRTHFIGGGVGLRQFVDYYQVLKSCSTEMIQLFCHKTKKFGLEPMIKSMMWVQKTALFVGRRIFDL